One Pirellulales bacterium genomic window carries:
- a CDS encoding DUF1559 domain-containing protein → MFAPSSPRTDLDGQKLITAYGSADLAEARSPVAGSRRGLLIARPSAFTLVELLVVIAIIGILIALLLPAVQAARESARRLQCSDNLKQMGIACQTYATAKRTFPPGKTIIQTNNTTGINFYSNWAIEILPFIEETPLYRMYHFDLQNNDTTFNNKVVQTDVKVYDCPSDPNPPAIGTPQPDQTHQYAKGSYRGVAGRGIGDNGGGNNNDFWDSGQLIIGGNELTLADKGPLPVVVQSTTASPLNPNYSFLRSAVKISQITDGTSKTLLIGEYTTVTQPAPVGGVIVWRSAFWGASYYGLNLGSITLVSSYRTGKNMNPMSVQFDPDYDKCVIDVTAAYSTLGVSARTDQPCNRAFTGVHGGLSGGVMNFVFCDGSVKSVSQLADIVLISNLATIAGGEANQTLP, encoded by the coding sequence ATGTTTGCGCCGTCCAGCCCTCGCACCGATCTCGATGGTCAGAAACTAATCACCGCTTACGGCTCGGCTGATCTCGCCGAAGCTCGGTCGCCGGTTGCTGGTTCTCGTCGCGGGTTGCTCATCGCACGCCCTTCGGCTTTCACCCTGGTAGAACTGCTGGTGGTCATTGCCATCATCGGCATTTTAATTGCCTTGTTGTTGCCGGCGGTGCAGGCTGCGCGCGAATCCGCCCGCCGGTTGCAATGCTCCGACAACCTCAAGCAAATGGGCATTGCCTGCCAAACGTATGCCACCGCCAAGCGAACTTTTCCGCCGGGAAAAACGATCATTCAAACCAACAACACCACGGGCATTAACTTTTACTCCAATTGGGCGATCGAAATTCTGCCGTTCATCGAAGAAACGCCCCTCTACCGCATGTATCACTTCGATTTGCAAAACAATGACACCACGTTCAACAACAAAGTCGTCCAAACCGACGTGAAAGTGTACGATTGTCCCAGCGATCCCAATCCACCGGCCATCGGCACGCCGCAGCCTGATCAAACGCACCAGTATGCCAAGGGCTCCTACCGTGGCGTGGCGGGCCGCGGCATCGGCGACAACGGCGGCGGCAATAATAACGACTTTTGGGACAGCGGCCAGTTGATCATCGGCGGCAATGAGCTGACGCTGGCCGATAAAGGTCCGCTCCCGGTGGTGGTGCAATCAACCACGGCCAGCCCGCTCAATCCGAATTACAGTTTTCTGCGTAGCGCAGTCAAAATATCGCAAATTACCGACGGCACTTCCAAAACGCTGCTGATCGGCGAATACACCACGGTAACGCAACCTGCCCCAGTCGGCGGAGTTATCGTTTGGCGCTCCGCGTTTTGGGGCGCTAGTTATTACGGCTTGAACCTGGGCTCGATTACCTTGGTCTCCAGCTACCGGACCGGCAAGAATATGAACCCCATGTCGGTGCAGTTCGATCCTGATTACGACAAGTGCGTAATAGATGTCACCGCTGCTTATTCAACTTTGGGGGTTAGCGCCCGGACCGATCAGCCCTGCAACCGCGCTTTCACCGGCGTGCATGGCGGCTTAAGCGGCGGCGTGATGAACTTTGTCTTTTGTGACGGCTCGGTCAAATCCGTTAGCCAATTGGCCGATATTGTTCTAATTTCCAATTTGGCCACCATCGCCGGCGGCGAAGCGAACCAGACACTGCCGTAA